Below is a window of Desulfurococcus amylolyticus Z-533 DNA.
GTTTCGCCGCTTATCTTATCTGCCTCAGGATTGTAGCCATACTGCCAGTTCTTATAGGGTAATCCACCGATCTGATTTATTATGTTCACCAATACTGCTGTACCATACTGTGGTAAACCGCCTCCGGTTACAGGGTTTTTCCTTATTCTCTCGGTCATTTCAGTAACAAGCTTTCTATACTCCTCTGTGTTAGCTATTTGAGGCTGATTATCGCCTGCTACAACAATTGCTTTGAGCTTCTTTGAGCCCATTATAGCTCCAACACCTGTTCTACCGGCTGCCCTATGCTCATCGTTGATTATTGCTGCAAATAACACTTTATTCTCGCCGGCTGGACCAATACATGCTACGCTGGTATTCTTATGGTTAACCCTCTTCTTGAGTATGCTTGTTGTTGTAAAGGTATTTAATCCCCATAGATCACTAGCATCGCGAATATCGACGTGCCCATTAACTATTTCTATGTAAACAGGTTTCTCGGCTTCGCCCTCAATGAACACCAGGTCATATCCAGCAAACTTTAAGAATGGACCAAACTCGCCACCGCTATTCGCACTTGCCACAGAGCCTGTAAGCGGGCTCTTTAAAGCCATTACATGGTATCTACCTGGCGAGGGAACACCAGGTATACCAGTAATAGGACCAGTTGCAAATGCCAGCACATTTTCTGATCCAAGTGGGTCTATATCTCTTGGTGAAAGACCTTTGTTCATGTATTCCTTCAAGTATTTCTTGTATAGAACGTAGAGGGCGTACCCTTTCCCACCAATGTATTTTTCAGCTATACTTGGATTAACGTATTCTTCATGTATGGTTTTATCTGTTAGATTAATGAATAGTATTTTACCGGCATAACCTCCCTTCAAAAATATTTCACCATATATAATTGTGTTAACCGATTATGTATATTCTTTTCATTATCTTTTTTAATTAAAAATTCCTGAGATGCTATATGGCCTTCTTCATGTTAATTTCTATTAAGATTAAGTATATCTCTCATTGCTCCATATTTATGAAATTACAGCTGAAAGCCTCATCCTTTAGGACGGAAGAAAGTCAGCAATTAATATTAATTAAGGAGTATTGCTCATAGAGTAATACAGCCCCAAATGCATCTGGGGGTTTTAATGGGTTTTTATAGCAGTATTAAGAAAATCCTGGTCGATGATGAATTGCTTATTGAGAAAGAGAAAGAGCTCAGGATTATTATTGCATCAATACTCGCTAAGGGACACATGATAATGGAGGGTGTCCCGGGTATTGCTAAAACCTATACTGCTAAAGCTGTTTCAAAACTCCTTGACTTAGAGTTTAAACGGGTTCAAATGACCCCGGATCTACTACCATCGGATATAATAGGCTATTATGTATTCGACCAGAAAACCGGGGGGTTTATCGTTAAGAAAGGACCTGTTTTCACCAATATTCTTTTAGCCGACGAGATCAACAGAGCCTCCCCTAGAACACAGTCAGCATTACTTGAGGCTATGCAGGAGAGGCAGGTGACTATTGAAGGCGAGACATATAGGCTCCCGGAGCCCTTCATAGTTATAGCAACAATGAACCCCGTGGAGATGGAGGGTGTGTTCCCGCTTCCAGAGGCACAGCTGGATAGATTCCTCGTTAAAGTGGAAACCAGTTATACTTCTCACGTAGGCTTGGTTAAAATACTTAAGAGATCCGATGAGATCGAGAAAGCTATCAACGAGCTTAAACCAGTTGTCTCCCGCCAGGAGATACTAGAGGAAATTAATAGGGTTACAAGTATTAAGGTGGATGAGTCAATCTATGACTACGTTGCCTCAATAATCGAGG
It encodes the following:
- a CDS encoding AAA family ATPase, which gives rise to MGFYSSIKKILVDDELLIEKEKELRIIIASILAKGHMIMEGVPGIAKTYTAKAVSKLLDLEFKRVQMTPDLLPSDIIGYYVFDQKTGGFIVKKGPVFTNILLADEINRASPRTQSALLEAMQERQVTIEGETYRLPEPFIVIATMNPVEMEGVFPLPEAQLDRFLVKVETSYTSHVGLVKILKRSDEIEKAINELKPVVSRQEILEEINRVTSIKVDESIYDYVASIIEETRRHPAVRLGGSPRAGIALIKLARSLAYIEGRNYVIPDDVKEACKPVLLHRLILKPEYEVQGLSVERVIDDVLSSVKVPSP